Proteins from one Dama dama isolate Ldn47 chromosome 12, ASM3311817v1, whole genome shotgun sequence genomic window:
- the PAK6 gene encoding serine/threonine-protein kinase PAK 6, with product MFRKKKKKRPEISAPQNFQHRVHTSFDPKEGKFVGLPPQWQNILDTLRRPKPVVDPSRITRVQLQPMKTVVRGSSVPTDGYISGLLNDIQKLSVISSNTLRGRSPTSRRRAQSLGLLGDEQWATDPDMYLQSPQSERSDPHGLYLSCNGGAPAGRRQVPWPELQSPRVLPNGLAAKAQSLGPAEFQGATQRCLQLATCMQSSPTGTSPSTATGRRGTKTARRGPEEARPQSCLVASATGRPGGEGSPSPKTQESSLKRRLFRSMFLSAPATAPPSSSKPGPPAQSKPSSSFRPALKGGPPSLVVKAQSLPSDQPVGPFSPLTTSDTSSPQKSLRAAPAAGPPPGRSSPAGSPRTRHAQISTSNLYLPQDPAVAKGALAGEDTGVVTHEQFKAALRMVVDQGDPRLLLDSYVKIGEGSTGIVCLAREKHSGRQVAVKMMDLRKQQRRELLFNEVVIMRDYQHLNVVEMYKSYLVGEELWVLMEFLQGGALTDIVSQVRLNEEQIATVCEAVLQALAYLHAQGVIHRDIKSDSILLTLDGRVKLSDFGFCAQISKDVPKRKSLVGTPYWMAPEVISRSLYATEVDIWSLGIMVIEMVDGEPPYFSDSPVQAMKRLRDSPPPKLKNSHKVSPVLRDFLERMLVRDPQERATAQELLDHPFLLQTGLPECLVPLIQLYRKQTSNC from the exons ATGTTccgcaagaaaaagaagaaacgcCCTGAGATCTCAGCCCCACAGAACTTCCAGCACCGCGTGCACACCTCCTTCGACCCCAAAGAAGGCAAGTTCGTGGGCCTCCCCCCACAATGGCAGAACATCCTGGACACACTGCGGCGACCCAAGCCCGTGGTAGACCCTTCACGCATCACCCGGGTGCAGCTCCAGCCCATGAAG ACGGTGGTGCGGGGCAGCTCGGTGCCCACAGATGGCTACATCTCCGGGCTGCTCAACGACATCCAAAAGTTGTCGGTCATCAGTTCCAACACCCTGCGTGGCCGCAGCCCCACCAGCCGGCGGCGGgcacagtccctggggctgctgggggaTGAGCAGTGGGCCACTGACCCGGACATGTACCTTCAGAGCCCCCAGTCTGAGCGCAGCGACCCCCACGGACTCTACCTCAGTTGCAACGGGGGCGCACCAGCAGGACGCAGGCAGGTGCCGTGGCCCGAGCTGCAGAGCCCACGGGTCCTTCCCAACGGACTGGCCGCCAAAGCACAGTCCCTGGGCCCTGCTGAGTTCCAGGGTGCCACACAGCGCTGCCTGCAGCTGGCTACCTGTATGCAGAGTTCCCCCACTGGGACCTCACCCTCAACAGCCACGGGCAGGCGTGGGACCAAGACTGCCAGGCGTGGCCCCGAGGAGGCCCGGCCGCAGTCCTGCCTGGTGGCCTCAGCCACGGGCAGGCCTGGTGGGGAGGGCAGCCCCAGCCCTAAGACCCAGGAGAGCAGCCTGAAGCGCAGGCTGTTCCGAAGCATGTTCCTGTCTGCTCCTGCCACGGCCCCTCCAAGCAGCAGCAAGCCAGGCCCTCCAGCGCAGAGCAAG CCCAGCTCCTCCTTCAGACCGGCACTGAAAGGCGGCCCCCCCAGCCTGGTAGTCAAGGCCCAGTCCTTGCCCTCAGACCAGCCCGTGGGGCCTTTCAGCCCTCTGACCACCTCGGATACCAGCAGCCCCCAGAAGTCCCTCCGCGCGGCCCCAGCCGCCGGCCCTCCTCCAGGCCGCTCTTCCCCGGCGGGGTCCCCCCGCACCCGGCATGCCCAGATCAGCACCAGCAACCTGTACCTGCCCCAAGACCCCGCAGTGGCCAAGGGTGCCCTAGCAGGCGAGGACACGGGCGTTGTGACGCACGAGCAGTTCAAGGCTGCGCTGAGGATGGTGGTGGACCAGGGTGACCCGCGGCTGCTGCTGGACAGCTACGTGAAGATTGGCGAGGGCTCCACGGGCATCGTCTGCCTGGCCCGGGAGAAGCACTCGGGCCGCCAGGTGGCCGTCAAGATGATGGACCTCAGGAAGCAGCAGCGCAGGGAGCTGCTCTTTAacgag gtgGTGATCATGCGGGACTACCAGCACCTCAACGTGGTGGAGATGTACAAGAGCTACCTGGTGGGCGAGGAGCTGTGGGTGCTTATGGAGTTCCTGCAGGGTGGGGCCCTCACGGACATCGTCTCCCAAGTCAG GCTGAATGAGGAGCAGATCGCCACCGTGTGTGAGGCTGTGCTACAGGCTCTGGCTTACCTGCACGCCCAGGGTGTCATCCACCGGGACATCAAGAGCGACTCCATCCTGCTGACTCTCGACGGCAGG GTGAAACTCTCGGACTTCGGGTTCTGTGCACAGATCAGCAAAGATGTCCCTAAGAGGAAGTCCCTGGTGGGAACCCCCTACTGGATGGCTCCGGAAGTGATCTCCAGGTCTCTGTATGCAACTGAG GTAGATATCTGGTCTCTGGGCATCATGGTGATTGAGATGGTGGATGGAGAGCCCCCCTACTTCAGTGACTCCCCGGTGCAAGCCATGAAGAGGCTCCGGGACAGCCCCCCACCCAAGCTGAAGAACTCCCACAAG